TATCCCGCCGCAGGCCTGGAGACCGGCTGTTGACGGTGACGGCCAGCCGCGCGAGGGCGCGCAGGTCGCCGAGCTCACGCGATGGATGCCCGACCCGACCCCGGCAACCCGACCCGGTCCTCAACAATGGCCAGCCGGGATGCGGGTGATCGCCCGCCGGGAACGACCACACCCCGGCGCGCAACTACGCCTCACCGACCAGGACGGGTGGCGCATCACCTGCTTCGCCACCAACACCCACGGCCCCGGCTGGACACTGGACACACTGGAAGTACGCCACCGGCAACGAGCCCGTTGCGAGGACCGTATCCGCGCGCAGAAAGACACCGGCATGCGCAACCTGCCCTTCCACGGATACGCCCACAACCAGATCTGGCTGGAAATCGCCGCACTAGCGGCGGACTTGCTGGCCTGGACCCAAACCCTGGCCTGGGACACACACCAACCCGCCAGACGCTGGGAACCCAAACGCCTACGGCTACGCATCCTGGCCGTCGCCGGCCGCATCATCCACAGCGGCCGACGACGACGCCTACGACTACCCCGCAACTGGCCCTTCAACCACCTCATCGACAACGCCTGGAAATCCCTACAACCCAGCTAAAAACGACGAACCAACCCCACAACCAGGACCGGAGAACCGGCGACACAGCGCCGGAAACCAGCCCTGCCACAAACAAACACACAGACCCCACAACCAGCCAAACAGTCACTCAACTCCCACGCGAAAGATCGAGGCTAGGGTCTGTCTCCATATTCCGCGGGGCGATAGCCGAGCCGCTGTCACATCTTTCTCGGGCCGCCTGACGGCACGGCGAAACCGCCCATGTGGCGCTGCCACGCCGGGCGGCTCCGCCGCACCGCCAGACGACATTTGGATCTCGACTCTCATCCCCCCGGAATATGCAGACAGGCCCTAAACCACCTCGGCCAACACGGCGAGGATCTGGTCGCCGTATTTCGCCAGCTTGTTCTCGCCGACACCGCTGATCGTGCCGAGCGCCTCCAGCGACGACGGCAGCTCGGTGGCGATCTGTTTCAGCGTGGCGTCGTGGAAGATGACGTACGCCGGCAGGCCGAGCTCGCGAGCGGTCTCGCCGCGCCAGCTCCGCAGCCGCTCGAAAATCGGCTCCGCCTCGGCGGTGAGCTCGATCGCCGCCTTGGCCTTCGCGGACGACTTGGCCGCCTTCGGCGCGCGCGTACGCTCCGGCTCGCGGCGCAGGCGCACCTGGCGCTGCTCGAACAACACCTGGTTGCTGCCTTCGGTGAGCACCAGCGTGCCGAAGTCGCCCTCGACGCCGAGCAACCCCTGCGCGAGCAACTGCCGTACGACCCCGCGCCACTCGGTGTCGCGCAGCTCGCTGCCTTTGCCGAAGACGGTGAGCTGGTCGTGCCGGTGCTGCCGCACCTTGTCGGTGGTCTTTCCGAGCAATATGTCGATAACCTGACCGGCGCCGAACTTCTGGCCGCGTTCCTTACGGAGCCGGAACACGGTCGAGAGCAGCTTCTGCGCGGCGATCGTGCCGTCCCAGGCCTCCGGCGGAGTCAGGCAGCTGTCACAGTTGCCGCAGTTTTCCTCCTGCGACTGGCCGAAGTAGGCGAGGAGCTGGCCGCGCCGGCACTCCACCGTCTCGCACAGCGCGAGCATCGCGTCGAGGTGGATGTTGAGCCGGCGGCGGTGCGCGTCGTCGCCTTCGGACTTGTCGATCAGCTGTCGCTGCTGCACCACGTCGGCCAGGCCGTACGCCAGCCAAGCGGTCGACGGCAGGCCGTCACGGCCGGCGCGACCGGTCTCCTGGTAATAACCCTCGACCGACTTGGGCAGGTCGAGGTGCGCGACGAACCGTACGTCCGGCTTGTCGATCCCCATCCCGAACGCGATGGTGGCGACCATGACCAGGCCGTCCTCGCGGAGGAACCGCGCCTGGTTGGCCGCCCTCGTGCGGGAATCCAGGCCGGCGTGATAGGGCAGCGCCTCGATCCCGTTTTCCACCAGGAAATCGGCGATCTTCTCCACCGACGCGCGGGACAGGCAGTAGACGATGCCGGCGTCGCCGGCATGCTCGGTCTGCAGCAGCTTGAGCAGCTGCCGCTTCGGCTCGTTTTTCGGCACGATCCGATACTGGATGTTGGGCCGGTCGAAGCTGGCCACGAAATGCCGCGCCTCGGTGAGGTTGAGCCGGTGCGCGATCTCCTCGCGGGTCGCGTCGGTCGCCGTCGCGGTCAGTGCGATCCGCGGCACGTCCGGCCAGCGCTCGTGCAGCGCGGACAGCTCCAGGTAATCCGGCCGGAAGTCGTGGCCCCACTGCGCCACACAGTGCGCCTCGTCGATGGCGAACAACGACACCTTGCCGCGGTCGAGCAGCCGCATGGTGGCCTCGACCCGCAACCGCTCCGGCGCCAGGTAGAGCAGGTCGAGCTCGCCGTCCAGGAAGGCCTCCTCGACCTCGCGGCGGGCGTAGGAATCCTGGGTGGAGTTGAGAAAACCGGCGCGTACGCCGACCGTACGCAGCGCGTCGACCTGGTCCTGCATCAGCGCGATGAGCGGCGAGATGACCACACCGGTGCCGGGCCGTACGAGCGCGGGGATCTGGTAACACAGCGACTTGCCGCCACCGGTCGGCATCAGCACGAGCGCGTCGCCGCCGCCGACCACGTGCTCGATGATGTCCTGCTGGTTGCCGCGGAACGCGTCGTATCCGAAGACGCGCTGCAGGACTTCGGTCGCTTCGCTGACTGTCCCGAGGCTTCCCACCCGACGATCGTACGGTCCAGGGCCGACGATTCCGCGCGCGACGTGCGGAGCGGCGTCGGCTGTCCGCATCCACACCCTTGACCGGTGAGTCTTCTTACGCAACCGTGGTGCTTATGAAGCTGGGATGGACGATGGGTTACTGGGGTGCCGGGCCGGCGCCGGGGACCGACGAGGTGATCGACGAGGCTGACGCGCTCGGCCTGGACTCGATCTGGACCGCCGAAGCGTACGGGTCGGACGCGCTGACTCCGCTGGCCTGGTATGGCGCGCGTACGACGACACCGCGGCTGGGCACCGGCATCATCCAGATGAGCGCGCGCACGCCGACCGCCACCGCGATGGCGGCGATGACCCTCGACCACCTGTCCGGCGGCCGCGTCATCCTCGGCCTCGGCACCTCCGGTCCGCAGGTCGTGGAGGGGTGGTACGGCCAGGAGTATGGCAAGCCGCTGGCGCGTACCCGCGAATACATCGACATCGTACGGAAAGTCGTCGCGCGCGAGAAGCTGACGCATGACGGCGCCTTCTACCGCGTGCCGATCGAGGGCGGCACCGGGCTCGGCAAGGCACTGCGCTCGACGATCCGGCCATACCGGACCGACATCCCGATCTTCCTTGGCGCGCAGGGACCCAAGAACGTCGCTCTCGCGGCCGAGGTCGCCGACGGCTGGCTGACGCTCTTCTTCGGACCGAAGCTGAACGATTACTACAAGGACGTGTTGGCTGAGGGGTTCGCTCGTCCGGGCGCGCGGCACACCGCGGAGTCGTTCGAGGTCGCCGTGTCGGTGACCGCGGTGATCGACGACGACGTGGAGGCCGCCGCCGACCGGATCCGTCCGCTGCTGGCGCTCTACATCGGCGGCATGGGCGCGGTGGAGGCCAACTTTCACCGCAACATGTTCCTGCGGCTGGGATACGAGCAGGAGTGCGACAAGATCACCGAGCTCTACCTGTCCGGCCGCAAGGAGGAGGCGATCGCGCAGGTGTCGACCGCGATGGTCGAGGAGGTCGCGCTGATCGGCCCGAAGGCCAAGATCGCCGACGACCTCGCGGCGTGGCAAGCGACCATCGCCACCAGCCTGGTGCTGATGGGCGCCGACCTGCCGACCCTGCGTACGCTCGCCGAGCTGCTCGGATGACCGCATGGCCACCATGCGTGCGTCTGACGCACGCATGGTGGCCATGCGGCCAAACCGACACGTAAGTGGGACGAGCGAGGGTGTGTCGGGCAGAACCGGCGGCACCCGCCTACGATCGGCGGCGCGCCAAGGAGGGGAGTGGGCTTGCGCCGAGCGTACTGGTGGGTTGCTGGCTGTGTGGCGGTCGTTCTGGCCGCGACTGTCGGGACGGTGATCCTCACGATCAACCTGTCGACCGGCGGCCCGCGGCCGTCGATCGTGCTGAAGAAGATCACCGACAAGGACGAACGCGACCGGTTCAACGCCGCCCGCGAGATGGTCGAGAAGCTGGTCGCCGGTGACGTGTCGGCGCTGCTGCCGGGGGTGAGTCTCGACCTGAGCAAGCTGCTGCCGACCGGGGCCAAGCTCGTCCTGGAAGCGGCGAGCTGGAAACGCGCCGGCCGCGGCGCGACCGTCGACGGCAAGGTCGGCGACCGGCGCGTACGCGTGATCCTGGTGGTCACCGACGACGGCTGGCGCGTCGTCGACGTACGACCGCCAACCGACACACCGCCGCAGCAGCCGGAGCCGCATCCGAGTACGTCGCCATCGCCGCAGCCGAGCAACACGCCTGGTCCGAAGGCGATGCTGACGACCTCGCAGTGTGCCGGCGTACAGGTCGCGCGCGGCGCCAAAGCCGGCCCCATCCCGGTGCTGTTGGTGCCAGGTCCGGACGGAGTCGCCGGCCTGACCGCCTCGGTTGGTACGGCCGCGGTCGCCGGAGCGACGCCGGTGGCCACCAGCCTGGTCAGCCGCTTCGCCGAGATCCCCGGCGTGACCGCGTACGTGCTGGCCAAGGGCGACGGCAGTCACTGGGTCGGCGACCGCGACGCCACTGGTCCGGCCGTCGCCGACGCCATCGACTGCCTCCACAAGGGCGGCCAGAAGGTGGCTGTCGTCGGTGTGTCGACCGGCGGCCTGGCGGTGAGGTGGGCCCTCACCGGTGACCGCGCCAAGGCGGTCGGCATGGTCGCGACGATCGGCAGTCCGTTCGGCGGCGCGTACGCCGTGGACGTCGCGCGCGTACTCAAGGACGACGACCCTGGCTCGCTGCCGAAGACCGACGCCGCGCAGGCTCGCCGCGACAGCCTCGTTCTCGAGACAGCGATGGCCGACCTCGCGGTCTGCCCGAACGCCGGTGGTCCCAAACAGCACACCGAGCCGGCCTGCCGCCGCCTCGACACGCTCGCGGCGCTGGCCGGCGGCCTCGGTGACTCGCTGCGGCCGAACGCGGTCGGGTCGCTGCCGGCGTGGCCGTCCGGCCTGCCGGTGCTGCAGATCGCCGGCACCGCACGCGTTGGTCAGATCGACGTCGGTGACGGCATCGCGACCACAGCGTCGGCGCTGGCCGACGCGAGCCGCAAGGCGACGCACACCTGCCTCGACACCAAGGTCGTCGCGAGCGCACCGGCCCGTTGCTGGAACAGCGACCTCGCAGTGCTGACCGAGGCTGCGGACGACGCCGTCGGTGCGGTGCGCGCGTTCGTACATCCGACCGCGGCGGCATTCGTCGACAAGAACACCGCCAGCGTCATCGAGAACGGCAAGGTCGGAGCGAGCATCACGGCCACCAGGTACGGCTTCAGCAAGGCCGCGTTCAGCGCCGACGGCCGCTATCTGGTCGCGGTCGGCTCCGGCGAGATCGGTGTGCTCGACGTCGACACGGGCGCGCACCGGTCGGCCGCCTGCGACTGCGGCGAGATGGCGGTCGTCGGCCGCCAGGCGTACGTGGCCAACGGCTATTCGTCCCGCACGATCAACGCGTACGAGCTGCCTGACCTGCGGCCGCGGCCGAGCGGCTTGGGCGAGTTCGGCAAGCCGGGATCGTTCGCCGGCCCGAAGGCGGCCTACGGCGAGCAGCTGATCGTCGCCATCCTGGAGGACGCCGGCGCCAGCAACGGCACGCCGTCGCTGGTGGCGGTCGGACCCGGCGGCGCGCGCTCCAAGGTCGTCAAGCTGCCGGAGCCGTCGGTGCCGCTGGACGTGACCGCCGACCCGTACGACCCGACCGGACCGGTGATCGCGCTGACCAGCTCGCACGTGTCGGCCTGCAGCTTCTTCGGCAAGGCCTCGATCGTGAACTTCACCGCGGGCACACGGAAAGACGTCGACGGCAAGGCCTTCGGCGAGTCGGCTCCGGACACCGAGTCGATCGACATCGCCGACGTGCATCGCGGTGGCGACGGCCGCTATTACGCGGCTGCGCACGCCGGTTCGTGCGACGACAGCCTCAACCCGACCGAGACCGTGCCGTGGAGCCTGTGGCGGCTCGACGGCACGCGATGGGCGAGCGTGGACGGCGGCGTCAAAGGCCCGGACCGCTACTTCGGACCGGCCGGCCGGCTCAGTGTCACACTGACCTCCAGCACCGACGGCACACTGACCTGGAAGCACGGCTCGGATTCGCAGTCGTACGGCAAAAACGTGACGGCGATCGCCTCGCCGCCGGGGTCGGCGATCGTCACCGACCCGTCGCTCGCGCCGCCGGCCGGCAGCAAGGTCACGCCGCCGAAGCCGCTGCTGGCCAGCCCGGACGGCTTCGGGCCGCTGCGGATCGGCGCGCCGTTGGACAAGCTGGTGGCCGACGGCCTGCTGAAGAACGACAAGCCGGCTGGCACACCCGGCTGCCTCGCCTACTCGGGCGCCGGCCGGCTGAAAGGCCTCGTCTACGTGCAGCAGCAGGGCGGCTCGACCCTGCAGGCCGTGAGCGTCAGCTCGGCGAAGTTCGGCACCGACGCCGGCCTGCCGCCGAACGCGACTCTCGACCAGGTGAAAAAGGCCTACGGCTCAGCGTTGCACACCGAGCGCGTGCTCAAGCAGAACGAGCCGGTGATCCATTACTACGTCGCGAAGGGCCCGAACATCCTGCTTTTCCAGGTTTACCAAGACAAAGTAGGCGGCTATCTGATCGGCGAGAAGAGCGCGGTGGACTTCTACGCGAGCCTTGGCGGGCTCTGCTAGGGCCTGTATCGGAGTCCCACGTGGATGAGAGTCGGCGTTTGGGGTCGGCTGTCGCCGCGTGGGACTTCGAAACAGACCTAGCGCGGTTGCCTGGCGAACCGTTCGCGTATGTCCGGACGATTCGCCAGCTTTTCCGGATATCCGGGGCCGATCCGAAACCGTACGTCGTCAGAGGCCAGCTTTTCGCCGCATCGCTCGCACACCACCAAGGCATGGGTGTCGTGGCCGCACCGCTGGTGATGGAAGGTGATCGGCGAGGTTTCGCTGTCGTAGAGCCAACGGTCGCCCCATGCGGCCATCGCCGCGAGCACCGAGAAGAAGTCCTTGCCCTTGGCGGTCAGCCGGTATTCGTGTCGCACCGGCTCGCTCTGATAGCGCACCTTTTCCAGCAGTCCCTCGGAAACCAGCCGGCTGAGCCGCTCGGCCAGGGTGTTGCGGGCGATGCCGAGCGCCGACTGGAACTCGTCGAACCGGCTGATGCCATAGAACGCCTCGCGCAGCACCAGGGGCGTCCACCAGTCGCCGAGCATGTCGACGGTCGTGGCGATCTGGCACGGCCAGTTGGCGAACGACGTGCGTCTCATGCTGCCAGCATACTCAGTTGCGTTATGAGACTGAGCTGTCCGCGGGCTCGTCACAGAGGCGGCGGAGCAACGGCGAGATGCGATAGTCGACCAGCTCGCGCATCACCAGCGCCGTACTCGTCCGCTCGACACCGGGGATCGCCAGGATCTCGCCGGCGACCCGATAGAGGTCGTCGCCGTCGGTGGCCACCACCTGCACCATCAGGTCGGTCTGGCCGCTGATGCCCTGCACCTGCAACACTTCCGGGATCTGCGCGAGCGCCGCGCCGACCTCGTCCAGCCGGCGCTGGGTGACCTGCGTCGTCACGTACGCGCTGAGCGGATATCCGAGCGTACGCGGCGCGATCCGGCGCTCGAACGACTCCAGCAGCCCGTCGCGTTCCAGGCGCGACAGCCGAGCCTGCACGGTGTTGCGGGACATGCCGAGCCGCTCGGCGAGCGCGATCGTGGTGGCGCGCGGCTGGTCGGTGAGCGCGCGCAGCAGCCGCGCGTCGGTCTGGTCGAGGCGATCAGGGTTGTGCACCATGCTCACTCCAGCTGCGCGTCCAATGGCTTGGTTCGTGCACTATGGTCAACGCTATCTCATCATGTTGTGCAGATCTTGAAGTCGTGTTGTGCTTCTGGCAACGAATTGCGCAGTTCAGGAGATCAGCATGACGAGCGTCGCCGCGGCCGGTGCATTGTCGGACACGAGCGTTCTTCGCGAGGTGGAGCGCCGGATCCTGTGGCTGTCCACCGCGATGGTGCACCACGCCAACCGCGTACGACCCAACCCCTCCGGCCTGAAGGTCGGCGGCCATCAGGCGTCGTGCGCGTCGATGGTGTCGATCATGACCGGGCTGTGGTTCGGCCACCTGCGGCCGGAGGACCGCGTGTCGGTCAAGCCGCACGCGTCGCCGGTGCTGCACGCGATCAACTACCTGCTCGGCGAGCTGGACCAGCCGTATCTGGAGTCGCTGCGCGCTTTCGGTGGCCTGCAAAGCTATCCGAGCCGGTCGAAGGACCCCGATCCGGTGGACTATTCGACCGGGTCGGTCGGGATCGGTGCCACCGCGCCGATCTGGGGCGCGGTCGCGCGTCGCTACGTCCAGCAGAAGACCGGTGTCGGCGGCACCGGCCGGCAGTTTTCCCTTGTCGGGGACGCCGAACTCGACGAAGGCGCGGTCTGGGAGGCGATCCTGGACCCGGCGGTGGCCGAGCTGGGCGAGCTGGTGTGGATCATCGACCTCAACCGGCAGTCGCTCGACCGCGTGGTGCCCAACATCGCCGCCGACCGGCTGGAAGGCATGTTCGCGGCGGCCGGTTGGCAGGTCGTCACGCTGAAATATGGTCAGCTGCTGGAAAAGCTGTTCACCAGGCCGGGCGGCGCGGCGCTGCGCACGCGGATCGACGCGATGTCCAATCCGGAATACCAGCGGCTGCTTCGATGCGACGCGGCGCAGCTGCGCGAGCGGCTGCCTGGTGACGGCGCCATGGCCGCCGGCATTTCGACGCTGATCGCCGACCTCGACGACGCGGTTTTGCTCGATGCCATCCGGAATCTCGGCGGCCACGACCTTGGTGCGCTGGACGCCGCGTACGCCTCGATAGACGACACGCGCCCGACCGCCATTTTCGCGTACACGGTCAAGGGTTATGGCCTGCCGATCCAGGGCCATCCGCAAAACCACTCGTCGTTGCTGACCGTCGAGCAGATGGCCGAGCTCGCCGGGCAACTGGGGACCGACCTCGCGGATCCGTGGCGTCCGCTCGAAAACGACAGTCCGGCAGCGCGGCTGTGTGCGGCCACCGCCAGTCGGCTGGCGCGTACGCCGGAAAAGGTGTCGCCACCGCCGAAAATTCCGGTGGACATCGGCCGTACGCCGTCCGGCACCGCCACGACGCAGGCAGCACTCGGCCGTGTTTTGCTTGATCTGACCAGAGAAGCACCGGACGCCGCCGCTCGGGTGGTGACCGTCAGTCCGGACGTGAGCTCGTCGACCAACCTCGGCGGCTGGGTCAACAAGGTCGGCGTGTGGTCGTCGCGAGAACGCGTCGACTGGTTTGCCGACGACCGCGAAACCATCCTGCACTGGCGCGAAAAACCGTCCGGCCAGCACATGGAGCTCGGCATCGCCGAGACCAACCTGGTCGGGCTGTTGGGAGAGTTGGGGGCCACCTGGAGTCGGTGGGGACAGCCACTCTTCCCGATCGGCGTCCTCTATGACCCGTTCGTGGAACGTGCGCTGGAACCGTGGTCGTTCGGGATTTACGCTGGTGGACAGTCAATTCTGGTGGGCACGCCGTCGGGTGTCTCGCTGGCGCCGGAAGGCGGTGCTCATCAGTCGATCACCACACCGTCCATCGGCATCGAGCAGCCGGGGTGTATCACGTACGAGCCGGCATTTGCCATCGACGTGGAATGGACACTGCTGGCAAGCCTGGCACGACTGGGAAAGCCCGATGGTTCGTCGGCCTACCTGCGGCTCTCGACGCGGCCAGTCGACCAGAGTTTGGCCGCTGTGCCAACGGATCCGGCCGCGCGCGAACGCCGTCGCCGGCAGGTCGTGGCCGGCGCGTACCCGCTGCGCCGCGCCGACTCGCCGGACGTGACGATCGCCGCGATGGGTGCGATGCTGCCGGAAGCGATCGCCGCGGCAGATCGCCTGGAGCAGGCCGGCCTGTCCGCCGATGTCGTATGCGTGACCAGTCCTGGACTGCTTTTCGCCGCGTTGCGTGCGAAACAGGGACGTGCGGAGGGATCGACCTGGATCCTCGACCAGGTCTTTCCGGCCGACCGAGCCGCGCCGCTGGTGACCGTACTCGACGGACACCCGCACACGTTGTCGTTCCTGGCCACCGTCAACCGCGTCGTGAGCACGTCGTTGGGGGTCACCGGATTCGGCCAGTCAGGCGGGCTGGAAGACGTTTATCGTTACCACGGCATAGATGCCGACGGCATCGTACGTGCCGCGTTGGACGCGGTGTAGACGCGCGCGTACCCGGCGCTGGGCCGCAACGCCGGGCACGGCTCGTATTTTGTTGTCGTTACTCGTCTTTTTTGCCGGTCATGCCGTCGACGAAGCCTTCGACGCGGTCCCGAGTCGCATCCAGGGCGTCCTTTGTCTTGGCCTTGAGCTGCTGACCCTGGCCCTCGGCCTCGGTGCCGCGGTCGCCGGTCACCTTGCCGATGCCTTCCTTGGCGCGACCGGCGAGCTCGTCAGCTTTGTTCTCCATGCGGTCGTTCATCCTGATCTCCTTCCGCCTGTGTTGGGAAGGGTTCCCGGCATACCGTCGCGCTAATCGCCGCAGATGTGGTTTACGCCACCCAATGGCCCGGCCGCGTCATCGCCGGCGGCAGCTTCGTACGCGCATCGCCTCGTGCCGCGTCAAGCTGCGACTGGATCAGGAAAATCGCGCCGGTGAGATCCGCGCCGCGCAGATCGGCCGTACGAAAGTCCGCACCGGTCACATCCGCCTGCCGCAGGTCCGCGCCGCGCAGATCGGCGCCGATCAGATATGCACCGCGCAGGCTCGCACCGCGCAGGTCCGCTTTTCGTAGGTCCGCGCCGACAAAATCGGCGCCGCGATGCTCTTTTTTCTTGGTGCCTTCGCGCGCCAGGTCGCTGGTTTTCAGCAGGAGCGCGTTGACTTTCTGCCAGTGCTCGTTGATGTCGAGCCGGAGGAGGTCATCTGGCGGCAGGTCGGCGAGTTGTGCCGTCTCGTCCGACAGTTGGCGCAGGTCGGCATGAACCGGCTTGGCGGCACGGATGGTCACGGCCTCGGCGAGATACCAGAGCAGTTGGTGAATGTCGCGCATGACAGGGAAGACCGCGAACATCTGCTGCCGGGTCCGCGGCGCCGCGCGCCAGTCGACGCCGCGGTAGGTCTGTTGCGCCACCTGCTGGCCGGCACCGAAGCAGTCGTAGACCGTGCAGCCGGGGAAGCCTTTTTCGCGGAGGTCGCGATGGATGCCGCAGCCGAAGTCGTCACGCAGGTTGCGGCACGGCTGTCCGGCCGGCTTGTCGACCGCGAAGTCGGCCGACTTCGCGAATGCCGGCACCACACAACAGAGACCGAAACAGCGTTCGCAGTCGGCCACCAAGTCGAGCCGCTTCCGCTCCACCACGTCGGTCCCTCTCTGCGCGCTCGACAACCTCAAACACACTACTTCACGCTGCATGCGGTCGTACGCCGTGACGGCCGGTGGTCGGTCGGTCGCCAGCATCCAGTCGATCGGCGCACATGGCATGTCCGACGCCACGCCGGGGGACTCCGGACGATGCGTTTATCCGTTCGCGGACGCGTACGGTTTGGAAGCCGCAGCCATGGGTTGTTTAACGGCGGGAGAACGGCAGTCGGCGCGTCGTTGGTCTTATGAGACTCGCGAGGGAATCCGACGCTTGTGTCGCCAGTACAGAGCCAGTTGTTGGGTGGCGTACGCGCGCGTGCGCTCAACGACGCGCGGCCGCGCCGTGAGTTGCATCTGCACACTGGCCGTGATGGCCGTCTCGCGCTGCGCGGCATCCTGGACGCGGAGACCGGTTGTTCGTCGACGTGGATTTTTGAGCAAAAGCCGCTTCGAAATACCTACCACCTGTTCGGGTGACCGGGCAGGTGGACCCCAACCAACAACTGTACGGACGCTTCGTCTGAGCTTCCCTCGTGAAGGGTTGACTATGCTGTGCCCAGCATAGTCATGTTTTCGTAGTTTACCGGGATATCTGCCCGCAGATGGAGCGTTGGCGGCGGTTGTTGTAGAGGTCGCAGATCTACGACACTACGACCGAGCGGGCGTGCGCTCGGGTACGGAACTGGCGACGAGATCGTACTTCGTGTTCGAGGGTGGAGAAGAACGATTCGGCGGCGACGTTGTCGAAGCAGGACCTGACGCGTCCCATGGACGGGAGGCCATCCGGATCCCCGCGGAGGCCAGGTCGGCGTTGGGATGCTCGCTGGTGCCGCGCGCAGCACTCGCCGGAGTGCAGGTCGATCACCATAGGGAGATAGAGTTCCCCTTTGTCGGTAACGATTTCGGTCATGTCGCCTCCTTCCGCAGCGTCTGCTCACACATCCCGAGGCCCGGCCGGTTTCGGCGGCGCGGCAGGAGGATGTGTAATTGTGTTGAGTCCGAGCCCGAGCTGGTGATGGAGTGGCCGGCATGGATTTCCGCACTGACCGGCTGGTCCTGCATGCGATCGATGTGCCGGAGGCGCAACGCATCCACGACCAGGCACCGCAACCAGGCGACGCCTGGGCCGCCGACTTTCCGTTCACCGGCGACCTGATCGCGATCACCAACTTCCTCCGCGACACCACATTCGGCCACTACCTGATCCGGCGGCGGGTGGACGGCCTGGCGATCGGAGGCGCCGGCTTCAAAGGTTGTCCGGCCGGCGGCGCCGTGGAGATCGGCTATGGTCTGGTCCCGTCCGCGCGGGGCCACGGCTACGCGGCGGAAGCGGTCACAATGCTGGTACGCATCGCCGCAGACCGTGGCGTGACAACCGTTGTCGCTGAGACCGAGCCGGACAACATCGCGTCGCAACGGACCCTCGAACGCGCGGGTTTTCGGCAGGTCGACGCCGCCGAGTCGTGCCGGTACGAGTTTCGCATCTAACGGCGAAGGAGGTCGCGTACGACCGAGCGTGTCGACTCGATGGTGACGCCGTACGCGGCCAGTGGCTCGGCGATTGTCGGATCCTTCAGCAGAGCCAACAAGAGATGCTCGGTGCCGACATAGTTGTGGCCAAACTCCAGCGCTTCGGCCACCGACGCCTCCATGGCACGCCGAGCCGCAACGTCGATCGGCAAGTCGGTCGGCGATGACACACCTCGTGCAGGTGACGTCAAAACGGACCGCAAGGCGGCCAGATCGACGCCGAGAGCCTGCAGCGCCTTCACCGCAAGGGTTTGCCGATTTTCCAGGATGCCGCGCATGAGGTGCCGCGCGTCCACTGCGGCAGCCTTTTCCTTGCGGGCAAACCGTTCGGCATGGCCAAGAGCGGCGCGGGTACGCTCGGTGAGCCGGCTGAGTGCGCCGGACTGTGCGAGGTCGGCGAGAGTGAGGCTGGACCAGCGCGGCGTGTAGCGCTGTTGTGCCGCCTGCCGGCTGACCCCGACATGGGCGCCGATATCGGCCCATGACAAGCCTTCCGCCCGCGCCTGCTCGATGTAATAGCCGACCAGGCGATCGCCGAGATGCGCCAGCTGTCCGGCCAACCGTTCGGCGACGGCGAGCCGTTCCAGCGGCGTATCGGCTTGGTCGGCGATCGCCACCAGATCGGCCAGCGCAGGAAGGTCGTCCACTCCGTCAGTGTCTCATGTCAAGGATTGCCTTGACAACGGGACGATGTCAAGGCATAACTTGACGCATGCGACTGAAGCATTTGACGCAAGCCCTGGACGAGTACGTGCCAGTGA
The nucleotide sequence above comes from Fodinicola acaciae. Encoded proteins:
- a CDS encoding Lrp/AsnC family transcriptional regulator — encoded protein: MVHNPDRLDQTDARLLRALTDQPRATTIALAERLGMSRNTVQARLSRLERDGLLESFERRIAPRTLGYPLSAYVTTQVTQRRLDEVGAALAQIPEVLQVQGISGQTDLMVQVVATDGDDLYRVAGEILAIPGVERTSTALVMRELVDYRISPLLRRLCDEPADSSVS
- a CDS encoding transketolase-like TK C-terminal-containing protein, whose protein sequence is MTSVAAAGALSDTSVLREVERRILWLSTAMVHHANRVRPNPSGLKVGGHQASCASMVSIMTGLWFGHLRPEDRVSVKPHASPVLHAINYLLGELDQPYLESLRAFGGLQSYPSRSKDPDPVDYSTGSVGIGATAPIWGAVARRYVQQKTGVGGTGRQFSLVGDAELDEGAVWEAILDPAVAELGELVWIIDLNRQSLDRVVPNIAADRLEGMFAAAGWQVVTLKYGQLLEKLFTRPGGAALRTRIDAMSNPEYQRLLRCDAAQLRERLPGDGAMAAGISTLIADLDDAVLLDAIRNLGGHDLGALDAAYASIDDTRPTAIFAYTVKGYGLPIQGHPQNHSSLLTVEQMAELAGQLGTDLADPWRPLENDSPAARLCAATASRLARTPEKVSPPPKIPVDIGRTPSGTATTQAALGRVLLDLTREAPDAAARVVTVSPDVSSSTNLGGWVNKVGVWSSRERVDWFADDRETILHWREKPSGQHMELGIAETNLVGLLGELGATWSRWGQPLFPIGVLYDPFVERALEPWSFGIYAGGQSILVGTPSGVSLAPEGGAHQSITTPSIGIEQPGCITYEPAFAIDVEWTLLASLARLGKPDGSSAYLRLSTRPVDQSLAAVPTDPAARERRRRQVVAGAYPLRRADSPDVTIAAMGAMLPEAIAAADRLEQAGLSADVVCVTSPGLLFAALRAKQGRAEGSTWILDQVFPADRAAPLVTVLDGHPHTLSFLATVNRVVSTSLGVTGFGQSGGLEDVYRYHGIDADGIVRAALDAV
- a CDS encoding CsbD family protein, translating into MNDRMENKADELAGRAKEGIGKVTGDRGTEAEGQGQQLKAKTKDALDATRDRVEGFVDGMTGKKDE
- a CDS encoding pentapeptide repeat-containing protein; protein product: MVERKRLDLVADCERCFGLCCVVPAFAKSADFAVDKPAGQPCRNLRDDFGCGIHRDLREKGFPGCTVYDCFGAGQQVAQQTYRGVDWRAAPRTRQQMFAVFPVMRDIHQLLWYLAEAVTIRAAKPVHADLRQLSDETAQLADLPPDDLLRLDINEHWQKVNALLLKTSDLAREGTKKKEHRGADFVGADLRKADLRGASLRGAYLIGADLRGADLRQADVTGADFRTADLRGADLTGAIFLIQSQLDAARGDARTKLPPAMTRPGHWVA
- a CDS encoding GNAT family N-acetyltransferase, with the translated sequence MDFRTDRLVLHAIDVPEAQRIHDQAPQPGDAWAADFPFTGDLIAITNFLRDTTFGHYLIRRRVDGLAIGGAGFKGCPAGGAVEIGYGLVPSARGHGYAAEAVTMLVRIAADRGVTTVVAETEPDNIASQRTLERAGFRQVDAAESCRYEFRI
- a CDS encoding Clp protease N-terminal domain-containing protein codes for the protein MDDLPALADLVAIADQADTPLERLAVAERLAGQLAHLGDRLVGYYIEQARAEGLSWADIGAHVGVSRQAAQQRYTPRWSSLTLADLAQSGALSRLTERTRAALGHAERFARKEKAAAVDARHLMRGILENRQTLAVKALQALGVDLAALRSVLTSPARGVSSPTDLPIDVAARRAMEASVAEALEFGHNYVGTEHLLLALLKDPTIAEPLAAYGVTIESTRSVVRDLLRR